Proteins encoded in a region of the Mycolicibacterium duvalii genome:
- the nuoE gene encoding NADH-quinone oxidoreductase subunit NuoE translates to MTGIFLELGQRPDEPGPPIHGPSQYPADVTARLDADAAVIVARYPQARSALLPLLHLVQAEDGCLTPAGIGFCARQLGLTDAEVTAVATFYSMYRRTPTGDYLVGVCTNTLCAVMGGDAILDALEQHLDIPAGQTTADGTVTLEHVECNAACDYAPVVMVNWEFFDNQTPSSARDLVDALRSGRPPTPSRSTALCRFRETARLLAGLGDSDGGDAPVGTATLAGLRYAREHAMSAPEPGATPTDNAVAEPGHERAEAADAVRNQPAPAPSADVPAQPATPETDPEAADS, encoded by the coding sequence GTGACGGGCATCTTCCTCGAGCTCGGGCAACGACCCGACGAACCCGGTCCCCCGATCCACGGCCCGTCGCAGTACCCGGCCGATGTCACTGCGCGCCTGGACGCCGACGCGGCGGTGATCGTCGCGCGCTACCCGCAAGCCCGGTCGGCACTGCTGCCGCTGCTCCATCTGGTGCAAGCCGAGGACGGCTGTCTGACACCGGCCGGAATCGGTTTCTGCGCACGACAGTTGGGGCTCACCGATGCCGAAGTGACCGCGGTGGCCACCTTCTATTCGATGTACCGGCGGACGCCGACAGGCGACTATCTCGTGGGCGTGTGCACCAACACGCTGTGCGCGGTGATGGGCGGTGACGCGATCCTCGACGCCCTCGAACAACACCTCGACATCCCGGCCGGGCAGACCACCGCCGACGGCACCGTCACCCTCGAGCATGTGGAGTGCAACGCCGCCTGCGACTACGCCCCCGTGGTGATGGTCAACTGGGAGTTCTTCGACAACCAGACCCCGTCGTCGGCACGTGATCTCGTCGACGCGCTGCGGTCCGGCCGGCCGCCGACGCCGTCACGCAGTACGGCGCTGTGCCGGTTCCGGGAAACCGCGAGACTCCTTGCCGGGCTCGGTGATTCCGACGGCGGTGACGCGCCGGTCGGCACCGCCACACTGGCCGGGCTGCGGTATGCCCGCGAGCACGCGATGTCCGCACCGGAGCCCGGCGCGACCCCGACCGACAATGCAGTGGCCGAACCCGGCCACGAACGTGCCGAGGCCGCCGACGCGGTGCGGAACCAGCCGGCGCCGGCACCGTCGGCCGACGTGCCCGCGCAACCGGCCACACCCGAAACCGACCCGGAAGCAGCGGATTCATGA
- the nuoF gene encoding NADH-quinone oxidoreductase subunit NuoF: protein MTTALTPVLSRFWDEPQPWSMDTYRRHGGYQALERALAMSPDDVIATVKDSGLRGRGGAGFPTGTKWSFIPQQRSPRSDQTAQGDTGAAAKPHYLVINADESEPGTCKDIPLLLTTPHFLVEGAIIAAYAIRAHHAFIYLRGEVVPVLRRLQAAVAEAYRAGHLGRDIHGSGFDLELIVHAGAGAYICGEETALLDSLEGRRGQPRLRPPFPAIAGLYACPTVVNNVESIASVPPILLNGVDWFRSMGSEKSPGFTLYSLSGHVTTPGQYEAPLGITLRELLDYAGGVRAGHSLKFWTPGGSSTPLLTDEHLDVPLDYEGMAGVGSMLGTKALQIFDDTTCVVRAVRRWTQFYAHESCGKCTPCREGTYWLAQIYERLENGAGTEADLDKLLDISDNIFGKSFCALGDGAASPIMSSLKYFRPEYEAHLAGGCPFDPYASMLAAPEGARR, encoded by the coding sequence ATGACGACGGCCCTGACCCCCGTGCTCAGCCGGTTCTGGGACGAACCGCAGCCGTGGTCGATGGACACCTACCGCCGCCACGGTGGCTATCAGGCGCTGGAGCGGGCCTTGGCGATGAGTCCCGACGACGTCATCGCGACGGTGAAGGACTCAGGCCTGCGCGGCCGCGGCGGCGCCGGCTTCCCGACCGGCACGAAGTGGTCGTTCATCCCGCAGCAGCGCAGCCCGCGGAGCGACCAGACGGCACAGGGTGACACGGGCGCGGCGGCCAAGCCGCACTACCTCGTGATCAACGCCGACGAGTCAGAACCCGGAACGTGCAAGGACATTCCGCTGCTGCTGACCACACCGCACTTTCTGGTCGAAGGCGCGATCATCGCGGCGTACGCCATCCGGGCCCACCACGCGTTCATCTATCTGCGCGGCGAGGTGGTGCCGGTGTTGCGCCGGTTGCAGGCCGCGGTCGCCGAGGCCTACCGGGCGGGCCATCTCGGCCGTGACATCCACGGGTCCGGCTTCGACCTGGAGCTGATCGTGCACGCCGGCGCCGGCGCCTACATCTGCGGCGAGGAGACCGCGCTGCTCGATTCGCTGGAGGGCCGGCGCGGTCAGCCCCGGCTGCGCCCGCCGTTTCCGGCGATCGCCGGTCTGTATGCGTGCCCGACGGTGGTCAACAACGTCGAGTCGATAGCCAGCGTGCCGCCGATTCTGCTCAACGGCGTGGACTGGTTCCGCTCGATGGGTTCGGAGAAGTCGCCCGGCTTCACGCTGTATTCGCTGTCCGGGCACGTCACCACGCCCGGTCAGTACGAGGCGCCGCTGGGAATCACGTTGCGCGAGTTGCTCGATTACGCCGGCGGAGTGCGCGCGGGGCATTCGCTGAAGTTCTGGACCCCCGGCGGCTCGTCGACGCCGCTGCTGACCGACGAGCACCTCGACGTGCCACTGGACTACGAGGGGATGGCCGGAGTCGGTTCGATGCTGGGTACCAAGGCGCTACAGATCTTCGATGACACGACCTGTGTGGTGCGCGCCGTGCGCCGGTGGACGCAGTTCTACGCCCACGAATCGTGCGGGAAGTGCACGCCGTGCCGGGAGGGCACCTACTGGCTGGCCCAGATCTACGAGCGGCTCGAGAACGGGGCCGGCACCGAGGCCGATCTCGACAAGCTCCTCGACATCTCCGACAACATCTTCGGCAAGTCGTTCTGTGCGCTCGGCGACGGCGCAGCCAGCCCGATCATGAGCTCGCTGAAGTACTTTCGCCCCGAGTACGAAGCGCACCTGGCGGGCGGCTGCCCGTTCGACCCGTACGCCTCGATGCTGGCGGCCCCGGAAGGAGCGCGTCGATGA
- a CDS encoding NADH-quinone oxidoreductase subunit G, translating into MVSLTIDDQQLEVPKGTLVIRAAELIGIQIPRFCDHPLLDPVGACRQCLVEVEGQRKPLASCTTTVTADMVVRTQLTSAAADKAQQGVMELLLINHPLDCPVCDKGGECPLQNQAMSHGRAETRFTDQKRTFPKPINISSQVLLDRERCVLCARCTRFSDQIAGDRFIDLLERGALQQVGIAVGEPFQSYFSGNTVQICPVGALTGAAYRFRARPFDLVSSPSVCEHCASGCAQRTDHRRGAVLRRLAGDDPEVNEEWNCDKGRWAFTYATVGDRITTPLLRDADGGLRPASWSEALTVAAAGLAAAKGRAGVLVGGRMTAEDAYAYAKFTRIVLGTNDIDFRARAHSAEEAAFLAGHVAGRPMTVTYADLEHAPAVLLAGLEPEDESPIVFLRLRKAVRRHGLRVMAAAALSSRGAEKLSAQLHPAVPGREADVLDGLTGHELLGMPGAVILLGERLAASPGAFAAAVRLSESTGARLAWVPRRAGDRGAVEAGALPNLLPGGHPVDDARARAQVAAGWYVDGLPGTPGRDGQAILAAARAGALGALLVGGVEPADLTDPAGALAALEAVPFLVSLELRESAVTARADVVFPVAPAVEKAGSYVNWEGRIRPFEPSLHTNAVPDLRVLNFLADEIGVDLGLPTPAAAAEERARLGVWAGDRAPVPASSSPGPEPGPGQAVLAGWRMLLDNGRLQDGEPHLAGTARPPVARLSPATAAEIGVGHGDRVTVSTEHGAITVPLEITGMVDRVVWLPLNSRDSTVHATLGVTTGAVVAIGRPR; encoded by the coding sequence ATGGTGTCGCTGACCATCGACGACCAGCAGCTGGAGGTGCCCAAGGGCACGCTGGTGATCCGGGCGGCTGAACTGATCGGGATTCAGATCCCCCGGTTCTGCGACCATCCGCTGCTCGACCCGGTCGGCGCCTGCCGGCAGTGTCTGGTCGAGGTCGAGGGCCAGCGCAAACCGCTGGCATCGTGCACCACCACCGTCACCGCGGACATGGTGGTGCGCACCCAGTTGACGTCGGCCGCGGCCGACAAGGCCCAGCAGGGCGTGATGGAATTGCTGCTGATCAACCATCCGCTCGACTGCCCGGTCTGCGACAAGGGCGGCGAGTGTCCGCTGCAGAACCAGGCGATGTCGCATGGCCGGGCCGAGACCCGGTTCACCGACCAGAAGCGGACGTTCCCGAAGCCGATCAACATCTCGTCGCAGGTCCTGCTCGACCGGGAGCGTTGCGTGCTGTGCGCACGCTGCACCCGCTTCTCCGATCAGATCGCCGGCGACCGCTTCATCGATCTGCTCGAACGCGGTGCGCTGCAACAGGTCGGAATCGCTGTGGGAGAACCGTTCCAGTCCTATTTCTCCGGCAACACGGTGCAGATCTGTCCGGTCGGGGCGCTGACCGGCGCCGCGTACCGATTCCGGGCCCGGCCGTTCGATCTGGTATCGAGCCCCAGCGTGTGCGAACACTGCGCATCGGGGTGCGCGCAGCGCACCGACCACCGGCGCGGCGCTGTGTTGCGGCGCCTGGCCGGCGACGACCCCGAGGTCAACGAGGAGTGGAACTGCGACAAGGGCCGGTGGGCATTTACCTATGCCACGGTCGGCGACCGCATCACCACCCCACTGCTGCGCGACGCCGACGGCGGGTTGCGGCCCGCGTCGTGGTCGGAGGCCCTGACGGTGGCGGCTGCGGGCCTCGCGGCGGCGAAGGGCCGCGCCGGTGTGCTGGTCGGCGGACGAATGACCGCCGAAGATGCCTACGCATACGCGAAGTTCACCCGAATCGTGCTCGGCACCAACGACATCGACTTCCGCGCTCGCGCGCACAGCGCCGAGGAGGCCGCCTTCCTCGCCGGGCATGTCGCCGGCCGGCCGATGACCGTGACCTATGCCGATCTGGAGCACGCCCCCGCCGTGCTGCTGGCCGGTCTGGAGCCCGAGGACGAGTCACCGATCGTGTTCCTGCGGCTGCGCAAGGCGGTCCGTCGCCACGGTCTGCGGGTGATGGCCGCCGCCGCGCTGTCGAGCCGGGGCGCCGAGAAGCTCTCCGCCCAGCTCCACCCGGCGGTGCCGGGCCGCGAAGCCGACGTGCTCGACGGACTGACCGGTCACGAACTGCTCGGCATGCCCGGAGCGGTGATCCTGCTCGGGGAGCGGCTGGCCGCTTCGCCGGGCGCCTTCGCCGCGGCGGTGCGCCTCTCGGAGAGCACCGGCGCGCGGCTGGCCTGGGTGCCGCGGCGCGCCGGAGACCGCGGCGCGGTCGAGGCCGGAGCGCTGCCGAACCTGCTCCCCGGCGGCCACCCGGTCGACGACGCGCGCGCCCGTGCGCAGGTCGCCGCGGGCTGGTATGTCGACGGCCTGCCCGGCACACCCGGGCGGGACGGGCAGGCGATCCTCGCGGCGGCACGCGCCGGTGCGCTGGGCGCGCTGCTGGTCGGCGGCGTCGAGCCCGCCGACCTGACCGACCCGGCCGGTGCCCTGGCTGCGCTGGAGGCGGTGCCGTTCCTCGTCAGCCTCGAGCTGCGGGAGAGCGCGGTCACCGCCCGCGCGGACGTGGTCTTCCCGGTCGCCCCGGCCGTGGAGAAAGCCGGCTCGTACGTCAACTGGGAGGGGCGGATTCGGCCGTTCGAGCCCTCGCTGCACACCAACGCCGTCCCGGATCTGCGGGTGCTGAATTTCCTGGCCGACGAGATCGGTGTCGACCTCGGCCTGCCCACCCCCGCCGCAGCAGCCGAGGAACGGGCCCGCCTCGGCGTCTGGGCCGGCGACCGTGCGCCGGTGCCGGCATCGTCGTCACCCGGCCCCGAGCCCGGCCCCGGTCAGGCGGTCCTGGCCGGATGGCGGATGCTGCTCGACAACGGACGGCTGCAGGACGGCGAACCCCACCTGGCGGGCACGGCCCGCCCGCCGGTGGCTCGGCTGTCACCGGCCACCGCCGCCGAGATCGGAGTCGGCCACGGTGATCGGGTCACGGTCAGCACCGAGCACGGCGCGATCACCGTCCCGCTCGAGATCACCGGCATGGTCGATCGCGTGGTGTGGTTGCCGCTGAACTCCCGCGACAGCACCGTGCACGCAACCCTGGGCGTGACAACCGGTGCAGTCGTCGCGATCGGACGGCCACGCTGA
- the nuoH gene encoding NADH-quinone oxidoreductase subunit NuoH, producing the protein MTYPDPTLFGHDPWWLILAKALGVFAFLVLTVLAAILIERKILGRMQLRLGPNRVGPRGLLQSLADGVKLALKEGLVPAGVDRWIYLAAPVISVIPAFMAFAVIPLGGEVSVFGHPTALQLTDLPVAVLYILAVTSIGVYGIVLAGWASGSVYPLLGGLRSTAQVVSYEIAMGLSFVAVFIFSGTMSTSGIVASQSNSWFVLVLLPSFLVYLVSMVGETNRAPFDLPEAEGELVGGFHTEYSSLKFAMFMLAEYVNMTTVSALATTMFLGGWQAPWPVSMIDGANSGWWPLLWFTAKVWLFLFFFMWLRATLPRLRYDQFMAMGWKLLIPVSLGWIMVVAALRVLVDEDASRWAVGLVGLGTVAAIAATLLAGRRVRRDRRRRTSPPPPDSGAFPVPPLPVKERADA; encoded by the coding sequence ATGACCTACCCCGACCCGACCCTGTTCGGTCACGACCCCTGGTGGCTGATTCTGGCCAAAGCGCTGGGCGTGTTCGCGTTCCTGGTGCTGACCGTGCTGGCGGCCATCCTGATCGAGCGAAAAATCCTCGGCCGCATGCAGTTGCGGTTGGGGCCCAACCGCGTCGGCCCGCGGGGCCTGCTGCAGTCACTGGCCGACGGGGTCAAACTCGCGCTGAAAGAAGGACTGGTCCCGGCCGGGGTGGACCGGTGGATCTACCTCGCCGCGCCGGTCATCTCGGTAATCCCGGCGTTCATGGCCTTCGCCGTCATCCCGCTGGGTGGCGAGGTGTCGGTGTTCGGGCACCCGACCGCGCTGCAGCTCACCGACCTGCCGGTCGCGGTGCTCTACATCCTGGCGGTGACGTCGATCGGCGTGTACGGGATCGTACTGGCCGGCTGGGCGTCGGGGTCGGTGTATCCGCTGCTGGGCGGACTGCGATCCACCGCGCAGGTGGTCAGCTACGAGATCGCGATGGGCCTGTCGTTCGTCGCGGTGTTCATCTTCTCCGGCACCATGTCGACGTCGGGAATCGTTGCCTCACAGTCGAACAGCTGGTTCGTGCTGGTGCTGCTGCCATCCTTTCTGGTGTACCTGGTGTCGATGGTCGGCGAGACCAACCGGGCGCCGTTCGACCTGCCCGAAGCCGAGGGCGAGCTCGTCGGCGGATTCCACACCGAGTACTCGTCGCTGAAGTTCGCGATGTTCATGCTCGCCGAATACGTCAACATGACCACCGTGTCGGCGCTGGCGACCACGATGTTCCTCGGCGGCTGGCAGGCGCCGTGGCCGGTGAGCATGATCGACGGCGCCAACAGCGGCTGGTGGCCGCTGCTGTGGTTCACCGCCAAGGTCTGGCTGTTCCTGTTCTTCTTCATGTGGCTGCGCGCGACGCTGCCGCGCCTGCGGTACGACCAGTTCATGGCGATGGGCTGGAAGTTGCTGATCCCGGTGTCGCTGGGCTGGATCATGGTCGTGGCCGCCCTGCGGGTCCTCGTCGACGAGGACGCGAGCAGGTGGGCGGTGGGGCTGGTCGGCCTCGGCACCGTCGCGGCGATCGCGGCCACCCTGTTGGCGGGCCGGCGCGTCCGGCGTGACCGGCGACGCCGCACGTCTCCCCCGCCGCCCGATTCCGGCGCCTTCCCGGTGCCGCCTCTCCCCGTGAAGGAGCGTGCAGATGCCTAG
- the nuoI gene encoding NADH-quinone oxidoreductase subunit NuoI — MPRFLDAIAGFGVTFGSMFKKPVTEQYPEKPGPVARRYHGRHQLNRYPDGLEKCIGCELCAWACPADAIYVEGADNTEAERYSPGERYGRVYQINYLRCIGCGLCIEACPTRALTMTNDYEMADDNRADLIYGKDKLLAPLAPGMQAPPHPMAPGSTDEDYYLGNIAPISEDAR; from the coding sequence ATGCCTAGGTTCCTCGACGCGATCGCCGGGTTCGGTGTGACGTTCGGTTCGATGTTCAAGAAGCCGGTCACCGAGCAGTACCCGGAGAAACCGGGCCCGGTGGCGCGGCGCTATCACGGCCGGCACCAACTCAACCGGTACCCCGACGGTCTGGAGAAGTGCATCGGCTGCGAGTTGTGCGCGTGGGCGTGCCCGGCCGACGCGATCTACGTCGAGGGCGCCGACAACACCGAAGCCGAACGCTACTCACCCGGCGAACGCTACGGACGGGTGTACCAGATCAACTATCTGCGCTGCATCGGCTGCGGGCTGTGTATCGAGGCCTGTCCGACCCGCGCGCTGACCATGACCAACGACTACGAGATGGCCGACGACAACCGCGCCGACCTGATCTACGGCAAGGACAAGCTGCTGGCCCCGCTCGCGCCCGGCATGCAGGCGCCGCCGCACCCGATGGCCCCGGGCAGCACCGACGAGGACTACTACCTCGGCAACATCGCTCCCATCTCGGAGGACGCTCGGTGA
- a CDS encoding NADH-quinone oxidoreductase subunit J, whose amino-acid sequence MGETILFWVLAVVSVVGALGVVAAPKAVYSAISLAGTMIALAVLYIAQDAPFLGVVQVVVYTGAVMMLFLFVVMLIGVDSSESLVETIRGQRVAAIVIGVGFGILLIAGIGSVSVDGVAGLAAANADGNVEGLAALIFTEYLWAFELTGALLITATLGAMVLAHRERFDRRKTQRELAVERFGPGGHPTTLPNPGVYARHNAVDVPARLPDGSGSALSVSAILQTRPVPETDGSADEPR is encoded by the coding sequence GTGGGTGAGACGATTCTGTTCTGGGTGCTGGCGGTGGTGTCGGTCGTCGGTGCGCTCGGCGTGGTCGCCGCGCCGAAAGCGGTGTACTCGGCGATCTCGCTGGCCGGCACCATGATCGCGCTCGCGGTGCTCTACATCGCCCAGGACGCACCGTTTCTCGGCGTCGTCCAGGTGGTGGTCTACACCGGCGCGGTGATGATGTTGTTCCTTTTCGTGGTCATGCTCATCGGGGTCGACTCCTCGGAGTCCCTGGTGGAGACGATTCGCGGACAACGCGTGGCGGCCATCGTCATCGGGGTTGGGTTCGGCATTCTGCTGATTGCGGGCATCGGCAGCGTCTCGGTGGACGGTGTCGCCGGACTGGCCGCCGCGAACGCCGACGGCAACGTGGAGGGCCTGGCGGCGCTGATCTTCACCGAGTACCTGTGGGCCTTCGAACTGACCGGGGCGCTGCTCATCACGGCCACGCTCGGCGCGATGGTGCTGGCGCACCGGGAACGGTTCGACCGCCGCAAGACCCAGCGTGAGTTGGCCGTCGAGCGCTTCGGTCCGGGCGGCCATCCCACGACGCTGCCCAACCCGGGGGTCTACGCCCGCCACAACGCGGTGGACGTCCCCGCGCGGCTGCCCGACGGCAGCGGCTCGGCGCTGTCGGTCAGCGCGATCCTGCAGACCCGACCGGTCCCCGAAACCGACGGGAGCGCCGATGAACCCCGATAA
- the nuoK gene encoding NADH-quinone oxidoreductase subunit NuoK: MNPDNYLYLSALLFTIGAAGVLLRRNALVMFMCVELMLNAANLAFVSFSRIHGHLDGQVVAFFTMVVAACEVVIGLAIIMTIFRTRRSASVDAANLLRH, encoded by the coding sequence ATGAACCCCGATAACTACCTGTACCTGTCCGCGCTGCTGTTCACCATCGGCGCCGCCGGAGTGCTGTTGCGGCGCAACGCACTGGTGATGTTCATGTGTGTCGAACTGATGCTCAACGCCGCCAACCTGGCGTTCGTCTCGTTCTCCCGCATCCACGGGCACCTCGACGGACAGGTGGTCGCGTTCTTCACCATGGTGGTGGCGGCCTGCGAAGTGGTGATCGGGCTGGCGATCATCATGACCATCTTCCGGACCCGGCGCTCGGCCAGCGTCGACGCGGCGAACCTGTTGAGGCACTGA
- the nuoL gene encoding NADH-quinone oxidoreductase subunit L has translation MTLPVWLPIALPLAGALVLLLGGRRTDRWGHLLGTAAALASFGCAAALFADMLGRDAQARTLGQTLFTWVPVGELRVDFGLHLDQLSMCFVLLITGVGSLIHIYSIGYMAHDPDRRRFFAYLNLFLAAMLVLVLADNYLGLYLGWEGVGLASYLLIGFWAHKPSAATAAKKAFVVNRVGDVGLAVALMVMFSAVGAVSFTAVFDAAPQLGETTLTAIGLMLLLAACGKSAQVPLQSWLGDAMEGPTPVSALIHAATMVTAGVYLIVRSGPVFDSAPYAQTAVVLVGAVTLLFGAVIGCAKDDIKKALAASTMSQIGYMVLAAGLGPVGYAFAIMHLLTHGFFKAGLFLGAGSVMHAMDDDVDMRRYGGLRTALPITFVTFGLGYLAIIGVPPLAGFFSKDSIIEAALGAGGVKGVVLGAVTILGAGITAFYMTRVMLLTFFGEKRWGTAGASEATGDGTARDPHEAPAVMTWPMILLAVGSVTSGAALAIGGTLQRWLEPVVGGAEVHHVLPVWVVTAIVLSVVAVGIVVAYRMYGTRPVADEPPAASALTVAARRDLYGDTFNEKVFMAPGWNLTRGLVEIDDEAVDGVGTGLAHAVGRVSDGLRRLQTGFARSYALTMLAGAVLLTAMILAVNLW, from the coding sequence ATGACCCTCCCCGTGTGGTTGCCGATCGCACTGCCGCTCGCCGGTGCCCTGGTGCTGCTGCTGGGCGGCCGGCGTACCGACCGGTGGGGCCACCTGCTGGGCACTGCCGCGGCGCTGGCGTCCTTCGGCTGCGCCGCAGCACTGTTCGCCGACATGCTGGGACGCGATGCGCAGGCACGCACCCTCGGCCAGACCCTGTTCACCTGGGTCCCGGTCGGCGAGCTGCGAGTCGACTTCGGGCTGCACCTCGACCAGCTGTCGATGTGCTTCGTGCTGTTGATCACCGGCGTCGGGTCGCTGATCCACATCTACTCGATCGGCTACATGGCCCACGATCCCGACCGCAGAAGGTTCTTCGCGTACCTGAACCTGTTCCTGGCCGCGATGCTGGTGCTGGTGCTGGCCGACAACTACCTCGGGCTGTATCTCGGCTGGGAGGGCGTCGGCCTGGCGTCCTACCTGCTGATCGGGTTCTGGGCGCACAAGCCGTCCGCGGCCACCGCGGCCAAGAAGGCGTTCGTGGTCAACCGAGTCGGCGACGTCGGACTGGCGGTCGCGCTGATGGTGATGTTCAGCGCCGTCGGTGCGGTGTCGTTCACCGCCGTCTTCGACGCCGCACCGCAACTCGGCGAGACCACGCTGACCGCGATCGGATTGATGCTGCTGCTGGCCGCGTGCGGCAAGTCCGCGCAGGTGCCGCTGCAGTCCTGGCTCGGCGATGCGATGGAGGGCCCCACGCCGGTGTCGGCGCTGATCCACGCGGCGACGATGGTCACCGCGGGCGTGTACCTGATCGTGCGGTCGGGGCCGGTGTTCGACTCGGCACCGTACGCGCAGACCGCGGTGGTGCTCGTCGGCGCGGTGACCCTGCTGTTCGGCGCGGTGATCGGCTGCGCCAAGGACGACATCAAGAAGGCGCTGGCCGCCTCGACCATGAGTCAGATCGGCTACATGGTGCTCGCCGCAGGCCTGGGCCCGGTGGGCTACGCGTTCGCGATCATGCATCTGCTCACCCACGGGTTCTTCAAGGCCGGCCTGTTTCTCGGCGCCGGCTCGGTGATGCATGCGATGGACGACGACGTGGACATGCGCCGCTACGGCGGGCTGCGCACCGCGCTGCCGATCACCTTTGTCACGTTCGGTCTGGGCTATCTGGCCATCATCGGGGTCCCGCCGCTGGCCGGGTTCTTCTCCAAGGACAGCATCATCGAGGCCGCGCTGGGGGCCGGCGGCGTCAAGGGTGTGGTGCTGGGGGCGGTGACCATCCTGGGTGCGGGCATCACCGCGTTCTACATGACGCGGGTGATGCTGCTGACGTTCTTCGGTGAAAAGCGTTGGGGTACGGCAGGGGCGAGCGAAGCGACGGGGGATGGTACGGCGAGAGATCCCCACGAGGCACCCGCGGTTATGACGTGGCCGATGATCCTGCTGGCGGTCGGGTCGGTGACCTCGGGTGCCGCGCTGGCGATCGGCGGCACCCTGCAGCGTTGGCTGGAACCGGTGGTCGGCGGGGCGGAGGTCCACCACGTGCTGCCCGTCTGGGTGGTGACCGCGATCGTGCTCTCGGTGGTCGCGGTCGGCATCGTCGTCGCCTACCGCATGTACGGCACCCGGCCGGTCGCCGACGAGCCACCGGCCGCGTCAGCGCTGACCGTCGCCGCGCGCCGTGATCTCTACGGCGACACGTTCAACGAAAAGGTGTTCATGGCGCCGGGGTGGAACCTCACACGCGGTCTCGTCGAGATCGATGACGAGGCGGTCGACGGGGTCGGCACCGGGCTGGCCCACGCGGTGGGGCGGGTGTCGGACGGGCTGCGGCGGCTGCAGACCGGTTTCGCCCGCTCCTACGCGCTGACGATGCTGGCCGGAGCGGTCCTGCTCACGGCGATGATCCTGGCGGTGAATCTGTGGTGA